The genomic stretch AGCAGCATTTCTTATATAAAAAAGCCTATAAAAAGATGTACGATACATCTGTATATTCAAAATTACACAGCTATGAAGTCTGATTAAAACTTTTTAGAAATTTAATGTGTGTACGTACCATTTATAGCCAGTGTAATAGACAACTGTTGACTAAAAACAGCTTCATGAGCTTCTAAAATGCAACTACAGCTATCCTGCCTCATGGATACAAAAGGTTTATACTTCGTCTTCAGCTCGCAGGAGGCAGGTCCAGTGTTGGAAACTGCGTTCCACATTTCATGGCTCTCCTTACAAGATTACACTGAATGCTCATATGTTAAATTTCTTAAGTAGACAAACTTGACTGAAGTTGACACTTAAAGAATAAAGTGAAGGTAAaaaccctccctccctcccgTGTGCCAGTTTTAATTTGTCCAATTGGTTTCTGAGGATAAGAAGTGAGCTGGGGAAGTAGCGAGCGTGTTTGAGAAGCAGGAGCAAACTTAAAATCTTCCCTGCTTGGCGTCTCCGATAGCCCCCCAGACGTCAAAGACAAACTCATCCGGAAAAGCAAAATCTCCGAGGGTCTCGTCTAATGCCATGGCAAATTCATCTGGGTTTTTCTTGTCACGGCCGACCTCAACCATCGTAGCAGCTGCAGAGTAAAGATACTTTACTAGAAGAACTGAACTCAGACAGGTGTCACAATGATCACTTTGCAGTAAGAGTGAATGATGTAAACCAGTATCACTAATGTTCATATTACTCACCAAGTTCAGTGTCTCTGATGCCCATGTAGCTCTCCAGGAGGTCATCCACCTTCTTCACCGCCTTCTCCTCAAATTCTGTTGGCTAGAGAACACAAACACCTCAGTTTCAGTCATTCACCCAGTGTTTTGTATTGGCAGAGCTCAGCGGTTATGTTTTTGCACACTTCCTCCAAATGTGATTATGTAAACTTGAGGTTAAGCACAGGTAGTTTTCCAttgcatgctgtttttttctctttttatccaCATCTGAGTCAATCAACAACTAAATTTGTAGGGTTATCCCATGGGGAATACAGGCCTGCCCTACCCGCTGTTAGAGAAACTTACCTCCTCCTCTACAGTAGCTGGTCCCTTGGAGCGAAGTCTCAGAGTCCCCTTCCCTGTGCCGATCTTGTTGTCACTGGCAGGTTTGGCACCTTTTGACCTGGGCTCTAGCATTTCTATcaatgaaaagagaaataaacatcACAGGAAGTTAAGTTTTTTGCAGACTGTTAAGCTGCTGAATTTACTCACCCCTGGAGGTCAGTCATGAACCTCAACACATGCAAAAATTGTGTTGCTACAACAGATACACCGCATATATTACACTATACTAGAGTTTCAGAAATTAAGCAATTAACTAATTAGGTCATTGCCAGAAAGGTAATCAGCAACTATTCTAATAATCGATTAATCATCATTTGTGTCCTTCTGTAATGTCCACAGTTATACTCTGGCCAGGGGGCCTTTGTTACATGTCATAACCCTGTTCTGTCAATCACCTGTTTAGTTTATCAACAAACTGTAACCACTGTAATCCAATCTAAACTCATGTGTCCTCATAATGCTGGTGAGTCAGTGTTAGTATCATCTACACCTTTTCTGCACCTGGTTTCTCACTCACCAAAGGCCTTCATTGGTTCGACCAGTTTGAGGGTGAAGGATTTGTCCCTGGGCAGGTCTTTAAGCATGCGGGCGACCTCATAATGCCGCGTCCCGACGATGTTACACCCGTTAATGCACTCTATGTGGTCGCCCACACAGATCACCTTCACCCCGTCCGCAACGCTGCCCTCTTTAATACGCTgccaggaagagagagaagggagtgcaggaaatggaaaaatgacCTCAGTGACAATTATAATGAAGAGACAGGAGAAGTTTAAATGCTGGTTTGGTTTGAGGacaaaaatacagcacaaaacaagaaatcaagtgtgtgtgtgtgtgtgtgtagaatggTCCTTGTTTGTGAGCCCACTGATGTGAAACCACTGACACAGCAGAATGCAAATGTaatgtattattaaaatgtgtctaTGTGAAGCTAAATAACAGTTTATTTCTGTACGAGACTTCAAAAGCtctaaaaaaggaaacaatctGTGATGAAGTTATATCCACTCTACCAGCTTAACAGAACGTGCCCTGAGTTATACAAAACATGTCCACTTCAATTTCCTTTAATTCAACTTGATCTAGACTTAAATGCTTCCGGTACTACCCACATTTTGCCCTATAACCCTGTCCTGTCAACAATTCAATGCAGCACAAAGTGTGAAATGGTCCAAGTGTTACAGAAAAGCTGCATTAGATTGGACATTTCGTGTTGTTAAGACACTACAGGTtgttaaactttatttaaatgattttccaAAAGTCAAAAGTTAACTTTGAATGACCTAAACTGAATACTGGCTGGCTTAGCACACTAGTCTGACACCGTTTTCAAAGATGAAGAATCTTTTTAATCCACAATAAAACTGCATCATGGATCCAAGGCTTCAGTGAGGCTGCTTCGGTGCAGTGCTGCTTCACAGTCACATGATGGCACATGTGAGCAGCTTGTTCTGATGGAGCAACATGACTGAGACCACGTAAGCTCATTAGACCAAGCTCCATCAACAGCAGTGACATATCTAGTTAGATTATGATTTCCAATGTGAACAAGTTAGTACAATTACTTTAAATGTGGTGGTCGTGTACATAAGTCAGTGCAATGCAAAATGTCTGCTGTTCATTAAAATATGATCTCCTATTAAGCCTATTAAGTTATTGGTGCACATCACGGCAGGTTTACAATAGgccacataaaacaaacaacagatgtTAGTCATCACTGACGTGTTCAGGGTGCGATGTTCTCTCTGAGCCTCACCTTTATGAAAGCATAGCCTGCTCCATTGTCAGTGATGGTGAGGCCCAGGGCATCTTCAGATTTATAAACTTCTACTTCTTTCTTGATCCCTTTAATGTGGGCAAAGATAAAATCCTCGAGGCCGATCTGGCCCCCCAGCAGCTTGTCCATATCAATCTTGTGGGTGTTCAGGGTGCAGAACAGGATCTGTACAAAGATATTCACCAGGCATAGGCAGCACATTAACAAATGTacaaaggaaagacaaaaacacacatatttgatTATGTTAgctaaattaataaaaaagacTCATTTTGCCATAATCTATAAAGACTTTTCATTTCTATGAGTGTAAAGAAAACACCTAGAATAGTCTAAACCTTCTagacacaattaaaaaaaacaaaacacataaccCATGTTTTGAATCACAGCTTGAAAACTGATCTggattcaaaaataaaagtgtagATGGCAGAGTGCTGCGTCAGTATGCTAAATACAGGAATCATCAGGGAGCTCTGTGTTTACAGCAGCAGCCCAGTCATCCAGTTATGCTCTCTGCCACCCCAAGGTGTCCTCAGTCTATGTCTGGTCATTTCAGGGATCTGTGATTTAAGATCTGAGACTAAACCAGCATGTGATAAAGCAACAGGGATAATGACCTTTCCTCCTGtgccagaaatgtagaaatctGGCTTCACACCTTGTGGCTGCCATGTCCTGGCAGGGCAGGGAAGGAAATGTGATCACcagaaacatgaaacacaagTGGCCTGATTTAACAGCACTTTAAGCACAGACTGGACAGTGAAACCCAGGAAGCTATGAGACTAGTGGATGTGAATCGGTTATTCCAGTGTTTCACTTAGACAAAGCACAATTAAAGCGATGATTAGTTTACTTTAAATGCTATTTATTAATGATGGGTCTCAGACACACCTACTGAGATATGACCATTTCCACCTTCAATTGTGGGATGAGATTCCTAGCAGGGCTGCCAGAATTTGGCAGCTGACTTCCGGGTTTCACAACAGAGAGGGAATGATTTGTGCTGGTGCAAGAGGAGAATGACCTTTGTGCACCAATCAGGCGCTGGCAGCGAGGCCTGCAttgtttgtgcctttttttcagtgtatcAACAAGCGCTGTTCACATGCAGACGCACAGATTGGCTGACACAGCCTCATGCGTTGCCTTGGGTTACCAGACTATAAAAGAATGGGATTATAATGGAAGGGGCCGCTAAAGGATAAGGCAAAGACGCAAAGTGAAAAGGAGCATGGAGGATAAAGGATGCAATCTCTGCGGCAAAGCAGGGAAGTACTGTAGTTGAGTCGATGGCCCTattcctttctttttccataaCAGACCCCCACCCCTGCCTCCCCCTCCAGGCCAGGGCATTGCCCAAGAGCGAGTGGGTGGAACAGCAGCAGACGCCTACGCCCGTTACCAAGGCTGCCGACCGCATTAAGCTACTTCTGTGCAGGCAGCTCTGAgtgctcctctcctcctgccGGGCTGAAGGCCACAGCGCCTTCACACCACCCGGGTGAAGCTAGGATGTGAGCAGTGTcacacactgcagtgactgTCTCTCCTCTGATGACCTGACTCACAAGAACAGATACTACACCTCCCACAGCCCGCTCCACACTGACTAAAATCTTGATAATCTCATGGAGAAGGGCAAGTGCACTGCAATCTGTTGAGCATCAACAACCACAGAGCTTTTTACTAGTCACTGCATTCAAAAGGATGATAAATGCAGAGAAAGCAATTATTACCATTATCATGGCCTCAAATGTGGGGATTTGCTGCTTTACTTTGTTTCATATAATACAATCGTATTTTTGGGACAGCTAAAACGTGGGTCAGACAAAACATGAAGACATTACCTACGGC from Mastacembelus armatus chromosome 17, fMasArm1.2, whole genome shotgun sequence encodes the following:
- the gipc2 gene encoding PDZ domain-containing protein GIPC2 yields the protein MPLGPWRKKNKSTKEHLVENEEVSGAHAGAGSLHKSTVNGAGLPPPPANLRPKLVFHTQLAHGSPTGRIEGFSNVKELYAKIAEAFNISPPEILFCTLNTHKIDMDKLLGGQIGLEDFIFAHIKGIKKEVEVYKSEDALGLTITDNGAGYAFIKRIKEGSVADGVKVICVGDHIECINGCNIVGTRHYEVARMLKDLPRDKSFTLKLVEPMKAFEMLEPRSKGAKPASDNKIGTGKGTLRLRSKGPATVEEEPTEFEEKAVKKVDDLLESYMGIRDTELAATMVEVGRDKKNPDEFAMALDETLGDFAFPDEFVFDVWGAIGDAKQGRF